CTTCACAGAGTATTGGGAAACACATGAAGACAGCACACCCTGACCAGTATGCAGCATTTAAAATGCAGCGCAAAAGCAAAAAGGGTCAGAAATCCAACAACTTAAATACACCAAATAATGgaaagtttgtttattttttgccatcACAAGTGAGCACCTCTAATGCATTTTTTACACCACAAACCAAAGCCAATGGGAACCCTACTTGTTCTAATCAGTTGCAGCATGTCTCACCTTCCATTTTTCCAGCTCATTTAGCAAATGTGTCAACTCCACTGTTGCCCTCAGTGGAAAGTGTCATAAATCCAAATATACCTTCTCAGGATAAAAATGAACAAGGTAGTAGTATGTTATGTTCCCAAATGGAAAATTTATCTAGTACTACCTTGCCAGCACAAATGGAAGACTTAACCAAAACAGTTTTGCCTTTGAATATTGacagcggctcagatcccttccTTCCGTTACCTGCAGAGAGTAGTTCAATGTCTCTCTTCCCTTCACCAGCAGATAGTGGGACTAATTCTGTTTTTTCCCaactggaaaataatacaaatcattTTCCCTCCCAGATCGAAGGGAACACAAATTCCTCCTTTCTAAAGGGAGGTAATGGTGAGAATGCTGTTTTTCCTTCGCAAGTCAGTGTTGCAAATGACTTCAGTAGCACCAGTGCCCAACAGCCTGCATCcgaaaaagtcaaaaaagaccgTGGACGGGGCCCaaatgggaaggaaagaaaacccaAGCACAACAAAAGAGCTAAATGGCCGGCAATTATCAGAGATGGGAAATTTATCTGTAGCAGGTGTTACAGGGCTTTTACTAACCCCAGATCTCTGGGTGGACACTTATCTAAGCGATCTTACTGTAAACCACTGGATGGAGCAGAAATTGCTCAAGAACTTTTACAGAATAATGGGCAGCCTTCTCTTCTTGCCAGCATGATTCTCTCCACAAATGCAGTGAATTTGCAGCAGCCTCCACAGTCTGCCTTCAGTCCAGAAGCATGTTTTAAAGACCCGTCATTCCTACAACTTCTTGCTGCTGAAAATCGCTCAACATTTTTACCAAATGCATTTCCTCGGACTGGTGTGACCAACTTTAATACAAGTGTTAGTCAAGAAGGAAGCGAAATTATTAAACAGGCTTTGGAAACTGCAGGCATTCCCAGTACATTTGAGGGTGCCGACATGCTCTCTCACGTTGCGACAGGTTGTGTCTCAGATCCAGCACAAGTAAATGCCACAGTCATGTCAAATCCACCTGTGCCACCCCTGCTGCCAACTGTGTGCCACCCAAACCCCCTGCTGACAGATCAGAATAGGACGCCAAACTCCAAAACTTCCTCCATTGAGGAGTGCAGCAGTTTGCCTGTTTTTCCAACAAATGACTTACTGCTGAAGACTGTGGAAAATGGTTTGTGCTCTAGTTCGTTCCCTAATTCTAGTGGGCCATCACAAAATTTTACAAGTAACAGTCCACGTGTTTCAGTTATAAGTGGTCCTCAGAACACAAGGTCtagtcatttaaataaaaagggaaacagtgcttctaagagaagaaagaaagttgCTCCTCCACTAATTGCCCCTAATGCTTCCCAAAACTTGGTGACAAGTGACTTAACAGCAGTGGGACTTATAGCAAAGAGTATTGAGATATCAACTACTAACCTTCATTCAAATGTAATTCCCAGTTGTGAACCTCAGGGTTTGGTGGAAAATCTAACacagaaattaaataatgttGACAATCAGTTGTTCATGACTGATgtgaaagaaaactttaaaaccaATCTTGAATCCCATACAGTGTTAGCTCCCTTaacattaaaaactgaaaatggtGATTCCCAGATGATGGCTTTGAATTCATGCACAACTTCAATAAATTCTGATTTGCAGATTTCTGAAGACAATGTTATACAAAACTTTGAAAAGACTCTTGAAATTATTAAAAGTGCTATGAATTCTCAAATACTTGAGGTAAAAAGTGGATCTCAGGGTGTTGGTGAAACATCACAGAATGCTCAAATAAATTATAACATTCAGCTTCCTTCAGTTAACACTGTGCAGAATAGCAAATTACCTGATTCTTCTCAGTTTTCCTCCTTCATAGGTGTTATGCCAACAAAAAGTAACATTCCTCAGTCTGAAGTATTACATAAGGAGGATCAGATACAGGAGATTTTAGAAGGCTTACagaaactaaaattagaaaatgaccTATCCACTCCAGCACCCCAGTGTGTACTGATAAATACGTCAGTGACACTGACTCCCACTCCTGTTAAATCAATTCCAAACGTCACAGTTGTTCAGCCAGTTTCTGAAATGATAAGCAACATTCAGTTTAGTGACAAAGTTAATAAACCCTTTGTGTGTCAAAACCAAGGCTGTAATTATAGTGCTATGACAAAAGATGCACTATTTAAGCACTATGGTAAAATTCATCAGTATACTCCAGAGATGATTCTTGAAATTAAGAAGAATCAGTTGAAATTTGCTCCATTTAAATGTGTAGTACCTACATGTACGAAAACATTTACAAGAAATTCTAACCTCCGAGCACACTGTCAGTTGGTACATCATTTTACAACAGAAGAAAtggtaaagttaaaaataaaaaggccttATGGAAGAAAATCTCAGAGTGAGAATTCTTCAGCTTCGCGAATTACACAAGTAAAAAGACAGCTAGCTATGAcggaggaaaataaaagagaattccAGCCTGCTTTAGAACTGGGAGCAATGAAGGAAAATACCCTCAGTAATATAGCAGTGATCCCAGGAAAACaacttatagaaaaaaaaagtcctgaaaaaACAGAAAGTTCTTCACAGGTGATTGCAGTTACTTCAGAACAGTGTAATACAAATTCTCTTGAAAATGTGCAAACCAAAGCACGAAAAATTAggagacataaaaaagaaaaggaagagagaaaacgCAAGAAGCCGGTTGCTCAATCTCCTGAGTTTCCAACAAGATATAGTCCCTACAGACCTTACCGATGTGTTCATCAGGGTTGTTTTGCTGCCTTTACAATACAGCAGAACTTAATTCTCCATTACCAGGCAGTACACAAATCAGATCTACCTGCATTTACTGCAGAGGTTGAAGAGGAATGTGAAGCTGgtaaagaaagtgaagaaattgAAACTAAACAAACTGTGAAAGAATTCCGATGTCAGGTGAGTGACTGTTCTCGAATTTTCCAGGCAATTACTGGCCTAATACAACACTACATGAAACTTCATGAGATGTCCCCTGAGGAAATTGAAAGTATGACTGCTTCTGTGGATGTTGGGAAGTTCCCGTGTGATCAGTCAGAGTGTAAATCTTCATTTACCACGTATTTGAACTATGTTGTTCACCTTGAGGCAGACCATGGCATTGGGGTAAGAGGAAGTAAAACTGAAGAAGATGGCATATTCAAGTGTGACTGTGAAGGTTGTGACCGAATATATGCAACTCGGTCTAATCTCCTTCGACACATTTTTAATAAGCATAATGACAAACATAAAGCTCACCTGATTCGGCCAAGAAGATTAACACCTGGTCAGGAAAATATATCAAGCAAGGCAAACCAAGACAAGGCAAAATCTAAACACCGGGGGACAAAATACAGAGCTGGAAGGGAAGGAATCAAAATGCCTAAGACtaaacgaaagaaaaaaaataacttggaaaaCAAGACTGCAAAGATTGTGCAGATTGAAGAAAATAAGCCTTATTCTCTGAAACGTGGAAAGCATGTATATTCTATAAAGGCTAGAAACGATGCCTTATCTGAGTGTACAAGCAGATTTGTAACCCAGTATCCCTGCATGATAAAGGGATGTACATCGGTTGTTACAAGTGAAAGCAATATAATTAGACATTATAAATGCCACAAATTATCTAAGGCATTTACATCGCAACACCGCAACCTTCTCATTGTCTTCAAACGTTGTTGCAACTCACAGCTAAAGGAAGCTTCTGAGCAAGAAGTTGAAAAGAGTGATGCGAAAGATTCTGACACAGGTTTATCAGAGAACAATGATAGCTCAAGAACAACTACAGTTCCACagaaaggagtagaaaaaaatgaaaaggatgaaATGGATGAACTAACGGAATTATTTATTACCAAATTAATCAATGAAGACAACACAAGTGTGGAGACCCAAGCTCAGACCTCTTCAAATGTAAGTAATGATTTGGCAGAAAATAACCCCTgccaatcagaaaaacaaaaagtgagtAATTTGAAGAGagttagtaaagaaaaaaatgtctcccAAAGTAAAAAGAGGAAAGTTGAAAAAACTGAACCAGCATCAGCAGCTGAATTAAGTAGTGTGCATAAGGAAGAGGAAACTGCTGTTGCCATTCAAACCACGGAGGAGCATCCTGCATCTTTTGACTGGAGCTCGTTTAAACCAATGGGGTTTGAAGTATCATTTCTGAAGTTTCTTGAGGAGTCTGCagtgaagcagaagaaaaatactgACAAAGACCATCCAAATAGTGGGAATAAAAAAGGATCCCAttcaaattcaagaaaaaatgtTGACAAGACTGCTGTGACCAGTGGAAATCATATATGTTCTTGTAAAGAAAGtgaaacatttgtacagtttgcCAATCCATCACAGTTGCAGTGCAGTGATAATGTAAAAATTGTTTTAGACAAGACTCTTAAAGATTGCACTGAGCTTGTCTTAAAGCAACTTCAGGAAATGAAACCTACCGTCAGTCTGAAAAAACTTGAAGTACATTCAAATGATCCAGATTTGTCTGTTATGAAAGAAATCAGTATGGGTAAAGCCACAGGGCGAGGGCAGTACTGATAACTAATGTACTATAAATgcattatttacagttttattttaactAGGAAGCCATCAAGCATGCTAGAATTGTGaagttttttcattattttttgttgttgctgacaTGAATTaacctggccaaaaaaaaaaaaaaggaaaaaaaaaaggaaaaaaaaagcatgacgTTTGtcatgtaaaacttttttttttttatccctatGGGACTTGAGGAACATAATCAGCGCTTCAGTTACTGTAAATAGTTGACCTAAACCTCAGATTTCTATCAACCAGTTGCCCTTTCCATGAACTAAACTGAATTATCTGTGTGATTGATATGTTTCACCAGGTCACTGCTCATGTATAACAGTACTCTTTGTTTGTAGATAccttttttgtatatatttattactgTAAATCATTTGCTGCCACCAGCAGTGTGTAAGTCTAAACTATTAAATGAcacatttatatttggaattttaatttttaactaagtgatcaagtttttaaaacttcttttattgttttaaattaagaattttttgaaCCGAAGCTAGAAACTCTGCCATACATAGTTCATTGATTTTTACATAAAGCATCTATTTAcatgatctaaaaaaaaaatacttttcacaaAGTAGGCACATTATACCAACACCTTCTCTGCTTTGTAAATTCACCCTCCAGGATTTTGGGGTGGTAGTCGTGTGAAATTAAAGCAGATTCTTTAGCAATTTCCAAtagctacagtttttttttttccccaatgcttCTATCTAATTGGGTATAGTTACTATGATTCCATGAGACATAATGGAAATGTGAATAAAGAATTTACTACATCAAagattttaaacatttggtatttaaaaaaaatcctttgtgaaTGTGATAGAAACTAGTAGCGTGGAGCAGTGTACATACTTGAGGTGGTGATTTGTGAAGTAGCCCAGTATTGCCTTAAATAAAACCacatttcatttcttgttttatacACGTGATcttataaaggtttttttttttttttccattttctgagaTTTATAGATTGGTGTATAGCTTTAAACTGTATAAACTTttgtggaaagatttttttaaacacttttataaatcttaaaattGGTATCATCAAAGTGAGCCCATCTTGTGTTTATAAAATGCAAGAGTCCTTAAACATTTATAATTACATAGATGAAACACTTTCTATAAGGAAGTTGGATGTTTTGATTTTACTGTTTATAGATGTTAGATTGTACAGATTTGTCTGTATTTTCCCACCATATCTAATGATACTTTTTTCATTAGATTGGTCTTGCAGAGCAGTATTAGTTGTTATAATTGATTATTTTGGTTATTCAGTATATGGTTAGCTCTTAGAGTTTAGCTTTATTCTCCATATTTATACTGTGGATTTATGACCAGAGATAGGTTATTTCAAGAGAAGTTTATGACCTTCATCTGAAGTCCAACTAAAATCAGTactggaaacaaaagaaaacaccctTTCAAgtttacttttgtttctgtttgccaCAAATAGtagtgttgatttttttatttgttgtaaaCCGGTTGCATTCACAATATTATTAGCCTGAGATATTGATGATATTGTGATATGAAAATGTGTATATTCCCTGTTGCGACATCAGGCTTGCAGGAAGAATGAAGCACTTACCATTAACTGAAATTGCTGGTACGCTGAATAAATAAGCATGATCAAGGAGTGAATtatcttcttttggaaaatatttttttaagttttattattaaagtattatagttttatttttagggccgaatgGGTTATATTGAGTAGTTGGTTTCACCTCCTTAAGGTTTCTTACCAATATGCATAAAACTTGACACATTAAAATCCCTGCCCTTTGATAAGCCCActgttatttattaaaataaaagttgttCTTATGGGTGattaatacatgttttttttctaagttaatAATAACTTTgagtaattttaatattaaatttttgttaaCGACTGAATGTTTCCGTACAGTTTTCTTAGAAATTGACCTAGCTCTTAAAGGTAGGCATTTGGCAAACTGCCCTATATGATGCAGCAGCAAGTAGTTTTGTTTCTGATGAGTGTAATGATGAGCCTAACAATTGAAAATGCCAATGTATTGGGGCTTTTGCTCTTTAGCTTAAGAAAATTAACCACTAGATATTTCTGTAATTGTTCTTCTGCATATCATGGGAAAAGGTTTGCCAACATTGAGTTAGTTTTTTTATATTCCAGGTACTGTATGCTTAAAGTAAATATGAAATAGTGGGCTTTTTAGCATGgaacagaaaaatcaaattatggtataaaataaataatgaatttataGAATAGCATGTTGGTAAAATTTGGTACGGAATGTAATGcttaagtattaaaaaagaatcaaaaagtatgtatttttcaTGGTATACTTTTCCTCTATTGTCTTTGAGATAATTTCTTCCTGTAGTATAAATTAAGGTTTCGTCATTTGAGaaatgggtttttttcccctctcctaaACCCAAAGAATTCGAATCTTACAGATCAGAACATGTTACTCAAAAATACACCATTGTGTTAACTGAAATGTAACAGAATTTTCAACAATGTTAAATTTAgcataattaaattataaatagctTGACAGAATTTCAACAGATTTTGATCATCAGGTAAGAAAATACAGTTGCTATAGCTATTAAGATAAAAGTACACAAATAATATAGCTAGAGACATCAAGGAGGGAATGCTCTATTTTCATGGAAACAAAGAGGTAGGTGGTTATGAGTGTTGCATAAAAGATGAGtattgaaagataaaaagataaagtgGTCATTGGATGGTCAGAGGGAAAGGGGCATTTTAGGCAGGAGGTATGGAGCAGGATAGGGCATTGCATTATTACAGGTGGTCTGTGTGGAAAGATAAGGGCTAGAGAAGCTGAAGCTGAAGAGACAGATGGGCCAGGTAATGAAAGGCCCTTCTATGCAGTAGTCAGTTcctttattgtgttttgtttttggtttttaagtggTTACTGAATGCATTTCAGTTGAACAATTTGATCTGGTACCAATTTTGGAAAGATAATTGGCACTGTATTGAGGATGGGTTGGAAATAATAGGGCaaaaatggtggttgccagaaaaaagaatattagtgGAGACAAGAAAGAGACTGATGGACTGATTAAGAggtattaaaggagttcccgtcgtggcacagtggttaacaagtccacagttgttaacgaatccaactaggaaccattgaggttgtaggttcaatccctggccttgctcagtgggtgaaggatccggtgttgccatgagctgtagtgtaggtggcagatgtggcttggatcctgcattgctgtggccctggcgtaggctggtggctacggctccgattaaacccctagcgtgggaacctccatatgccacgggagtggtcctagaaatggcaaaaagaaaaaaaaaagtgttaaaaagtAGAGCTAAGGCAGcctatttcaaaatgtttattgTAGTATGATAACAGTGGGTTGGAAGGTGACAAATGTAATCAGGAAAGTTGTCTAAACTGCATGTTACAGTTCCCCTTGAAGAATCTAATGCATGTTAGCATATGAAAGACCGAAAAGTTCTATTGTACAGAAAAGATGTTAACTGTTAAAACAggaatttttcagatttaaatgaccatttaaattttttaaatggtgggagttccgtcatggcgcagtggttaacgaatccgactaggaaccatgaggttgcaggttcggtccctgcccttgctcagtgggttagcattgctgtgagctgtggtgtaggttgcagacgaggctcggatcccgcgttgctgtggctctggcgtaggctggcagctacagctccaattcgacccttagcctgggaacctccatatgccgcaggagcagcccaagaaatagcaaaaagacaaaaacagcatGTGTTCAGCGGAGTACCTGCATCAGCTGTTTACAAGTGGTGGTTATTCTGATCCATTCCAGTGATTCCCCTGCTGTACTGGTTGTTAATGTTTCATCACTCTATATCCAaaaactatttattgaatgttaaTTAAGTGCACTTTGATTAAAATCCAGTTTCCTTACTTAAGTCTCTGTCAACCTCTCCAAACGCTCTTATCCTACTTCCCATTTTCCTGATGCTTCCATCTCCTTGAATACATACTGAGCTTCCCCACTACCATCTCAAGgccttttcacatattttctattCTGTCTGGAATGCTTATTcctctgtatgtatatatagctcACCTTAAATGCTCCCTCATAAGAGACACCCAGATCACTGCGTAATGAAGTTTCATTTTCATATGTTCATTCTCTATACcagtgttttaaattatttatttatttatttgtctttttgccttttctagggccactcccatggcatatggaggttcccaggctaggtgtctaatcggagctgtagccaccagcctacgccagaaccacagcaatgtggaatcggagccgtgtctgcaaccttcaccacagctcatggcaatgccagatccttaacccactgagcaaggccagggattgaacctgcaacctcatggttcctagttggactcgttaaccactgagccatgatgggaactcctacattttatttcttaatgacaTTGCTCATTAGAGGTACGTCTGATTTCTGTGATCTCCCAATAATTGAGAACCCTACACTTTGACATAATCAAAACCCGTATCACTTCCAAATCTGGaattcagattccttttctctAACTGCAAATTTTTTCCAGCTGACCTACTTGAGGTATCTCCACTAAAAAGTATTTCCACGACAGGCAGGTTTATAATCTCAAATAGGCTCAAATCTGCCTAGCAATTTTTCTGCAGTTTTATTGCAGTAATTTGTTTCCACAAACGTAAATGATTGgtacttttaaaagttttctgatgagaaaatacataaatttggCAGAAACTTTCTCAACTTTTCATCAAATTTACATACCCATCTATATCTGTACTCTCTTCTACTTACTAAAAGCCAGTCCCTCCTCACCTCAGAAACTTTGAATTAACTACTCTCATCAGCCTTTCTTTTACTAGATTCATTCCTACAGCTCATAGTGTTCCCTTGGTAGCTACGGTTTTTGAAAGACAGGGGTGAGGGAGAGCTgtgagccccccccccttttttggttcCCATCATATCTAGTCTGAATTTACCTACTTAGAAACACTCCATTTTCCATTTACTGCCACTTTGTGTGTCCCTACAACTTTCCTGAAATTGCTTTCATCACGATCACCAGTCTCTTCCATGTCAGAtctgttggggtttttttcctgccATTTACTGCCTCAGGAACATTCATTAGTATTGGGGACTTCCTCTTTAAGGtattctctcttgtttttcttggcATTTTCTCTCAAGTTTCTCCTTAccttttctggctgccccatcACTGACTTTAATCTTAGTTCTTCCAGACGTGACCAGTGGCTTATTGTGTGTCTCTGCAGTCTCTGGATGGTGTGGTTCATTCTGTGGAGTTTAGTTTTGTCAGTGTGCCTATCACACCTAAACTCATAAATGCTAAGACTAATCTTTGTAGTTCCAGGCTTATATGTTCAACTGCCTACCTCTTGGTTAAGCACATCACATCCTATTTTCCTCCACCCCACCTTCAACATATTCCTCTCCCATTACTCTTTTATCTGAAGTCACTACATAGGTTTCTCAAGTTAGAGTCTCTAGCCCCATGACCAGTTACTCTGTTACAGTACTCTGTTTCCTTGACAGCATACATCTCAAGttgtaattgctttttttctgccttgcttaaaacaccaccaccaccactgccaccaaaCTGAACTACAGGTGCAAATAAGGGCAGAATTCTAATTGGGTCACCTACCACTTTATGCCAAGTGCCAGTCCGGTATCTTGAAGAGAATAGGTCCATAGCAATGGTAAAAATGTATTGAATtcttaaaatgaagaagaaagctaGGTTCGGAAGCTCACGGGGCTCAAAATCTACACAGTTACTAGTTCAGTAGTACTGTAAGGATATTATAGGGCAAGAATATGGTACTATTATGGTCTGTAAGGGAAAGATTTCTCTAAAGAGGTAttaggaggagggagggcagagaaaaCTCCAGGCTAAGGGAAAATGTATGAAAAGCTCTGATAGGAATAGCCTTTGAGGAAATCGTAAAAAACTGATGAGGATAGTTTGAAGTGAACAGGGAAAGGTAAAGGCATCACACAAGTGTCTTAGAAAGACCTGATTGTATTGGCCTTTATCCTGGGTTCACATTTAAGTTTTAAGCAAAAGAATGAGATTCTTAAATTTGCAGTTTTAAAAGTTTCCTCTGGTAAAGGAGCATCCCATTGGGGAATTCAAATATTCCAGTTAAGAAGGCTAGTCCAGGTCATCCAGGGGAGAGGTGGCACTGTCTTGGTATGTAGCAGTGAAGACTAAAGGGGAAGAGTGGGTGGACTGGGGAAATCTAGGGTATTTGATGGGACTTGCTCCTTGTGGGTTatgggaaaggaggaagaggataGACGTAGAGAAGATTTCCAGAGTTTTCATTTGGTTGGAGAAATGCCATTTATTCGGGTAAGTGAGACTAGAAGTGAAATAGTCTTGTGAATAGGAAAAGTGTATAGAAAAGGTGTATACACCCCAGGGCTGAACTCAGACGAACTCAGTATTCAAAAATAGATTAAGAGAAATAGGAAAAGTCATTGGATTTAGTGGTGAGAAAGTGATTGGAGACCTTGGCAATTACATAGTTTGAATGGGAAGCCAGTTTGAAAAATGTAGAGAGCAAGTGTAAACACCTATTTTTGGAAAGTTTTGTTGTGAAGGAGAAGATAGAATGGCAGCTGGAGAGTATTACAGATTACAAATAGTTTTTACAACTGCCAGTGAGGAGGATTTGGTAGAAAGAGGTTAAGATGTGAGAAATAGCATGTTAAACAATTCTTAAGTTTCTGACTTGAGTAATTGTGAATGATGCTGTTTACCAAGGTAATACACAGGTATAGCTCAGGGATACTCTGGCTCTAGTTCTAGACCACTGCAGTAAAGCagatattgcaataaagtgagtcacatgatttttttggtttcccagtgcatgtaaaagctATGtttatactatagtctattaGGTCTATTAATAGACTACCATACTGTAGTCTCTTAAGGATGCAGTAACATTATGTCTTAAAGTGTatattttattgctgaaaaaaatGCTAACTATCATCTGAGTGTTACCTTTTTCAAGAGTAAtgtcaaagatcactgatcacagaccaccatagaaaataaaataataagtttaaaatattccaagaattaccaaaaagtgagcaaatgctgttggaaaaatggcaccgaTAAACTTGCTTGATGCAAGGttgtcacaaaccttcaatttgtaaaaaatgcagtatctgtgaagcatAATAAAGAACAATAAAAGAGGT
The nucleotide sequence above comes from Phacochoerus africanus isolate WHEZ1 chromosome 2, ROS_Pafr_v1, whole genome shotgun sequence. Encoded proteins:
- the ZNF292 gene encoding LOW QUALITY PROTEIN: zinc finger protein 292 (The sequence of the model RefSeq protein was modified relative to this genomic sequence to represent the inferred CDS: deleted 1 base in 1 codon) — its product is MADEEAEQERLSRGGGGCAAELQRLSERLQELERQLRESRVPAVEAATEYCQQLCQTLLEYAEKWKTSEDPLPLLEVYTVAIQSYVKARPYLTSECENVALVLERLALSCVELLLCLPVELSDKQWEQFQTLVQVAHEKLMENGSCELHFLATLAQETGVWKNPVLCTILSQEPLDKDKVNEFLAFEGPILLDMRIKHLIKTNQLIQATALAKLCSDHPEIGTKGSFKQTYLVCLCTSSPNEKLIEEISEVDCKDALEMICNLESEGDEKSALVLCTAFLSRQLQQGDMYCAWELTLFWSKLQQRVEPSIQVYLERCRQLSLLTKTVYHIFFLIKVINSETEGAGLATCIELCVKALRLESTENTEVKISICKTISCLLPDDLEVKRACQLSEFLIEPTVDAYYAVEMLYNQPDQKYDEENLPIPNSLRCELLLVLKTQWPFDPEFWDWKTLKRQCLALMGEEASIVSSIDELNDSEVYEKVVDYQEESKETSMNGLSGGMGANSGLLRDICDEKQKKREIKQLRERGFISARFRNWQAYMQYCVLCDKEFLGHRIVRHAQKHYKDGIYSCPICAKNFNSKETFVPHVTLHVKQSSKERLAAMKPLRRLGRPPKITTTNENQKTNAVAKQEQRPIKKNSLYSTDFIVFNDNDGSDDENDDKDKSYEPEVIPVQKPVPVNEFNCPVTFCKKGFKYFKNLIAHVKGHKDNEDAKRFLEMQSKKVICQYCRRHFVSVTHLNDHLQMHCGSKPYICIQMKCKAGFNSYAELLTHRKEHQVFRAKCMFPKCGRIFSEAYLLYDHEAQHYNTYTCKFTGCGKVYRSQSELEKHLDDHSTPEKVLPPEEQLNSSGDSVQPSRVNQSTEGNTEKERPVLPSENNIENTLPADRSDAWDKSKAESPATKQDPISASELRQADGPLPNDLENPAPTPLLQASEVAVSIKVSLNQGIEDNFGKQENSTVEGTGESLVTNLHTPVEDTCNDLCHTGFQERKEQDCFSEAQITQNSLVDSETLKIGDLTPQNLERQVNNLMTFSVQNQSGFQDSLPTSKFECGGNVKTSSNLYNLPLKTLESITFVPPQPNLSNSLGTPSVPPKAPVQKFSCQVEGCTRTYNSSQSIGKHMKTAHPDQYAAFKMQRKSKKGQKSNNLNTPNNGKFVYFLPSQVSTSNAFFTPQTKANGNPTCSNQLQHVSPSIFPAHLANVSTPLLPSVESVINPNIPSQDKNEQGSSMLCSQMENLSSTTLPAQMEDLTKTVLPLNIDSGSDPFLPLPAESSSMSLFPSPADSGTNSVFSQLENNTNHFPSQIEGNTNSSFLKGGNGENAVFPSQVSVANDFSSTSAQQPASEKVKKDRGRGPNGKERKPKHNKRAKWPAIIRDGKFICSRCYRAFTNPRSLGGHLSKRSYCKPLDGAEIAQELLQNNGQPSLLASMILSTNAVNLQQPPQSAFSPEACFKDPSFLQLLAAENRSTFLPNAFPRTGVTNFNTSVSQEGSEIIKQALETAGIPSTFEGADMLSHVATGCVSDPAQVNATVMSNPPVPPLLPTVCHPNPLLTDQNRTPNSKTSSIEECSSLPVFPTNDLLLKTVENGLCSSSFPNSSGPSQNFTSNSPRVSVISGPQNTRSSHLNKKGNSASKRRKKVAPPLIAPNASQNLVTSDLTAVGLIAKSIEISTTNLHSNVIPSCEPQGLVENLTQKLNNVDNQLFMTDVKENFKTNLESHTVLAPLTLKTENGDSQMMALNSCTTSINSDLQISEDNVIQNFEKTLEIIKSAMNSQILEVKSGSQGVGETSQNAQINYNIQLPSVNTVQNSKLPDSSQFSSFIGVMPTKSNIPQSEVLHKEDQIQEILEGLQKLKLENDLSTPAPQCVLINTSVTLTPTPVKSIPNVTVVQPVSEMISNIQFSDKVNKPFVCQNQGCNYSAMTKDALFKHYGKIHQYTPEMILEIKKNQLKFAPFKCVVPTCTKTFTRNSNLRAHCQLVHHFTTEEMVKLKIKRPYGRKSQSENSSASRITQVKRQLAMTEENKREFQPALELGAMKENTLSNIAVIPGKQLIEKKSPEKTESSSQVIAVTSEQCNTNSLENVQTKARKIRRHKKEKEERKRKKPVAQSPEFPTRYSPYRPYRCVHQGCFAAFTIQQNLILHYQAVHKSDLPAFTAEVEEECEAGKESEEIETKQTVKEFRCQVSDCSRIFQAITGLIQHYMKLHEMSPEEIESMTASVDVGKFPCDQSECKSSFTTYLNYVVHLEADHGIGVRGSKTEEDGIFKCDCEGCDRIYATRSNLLRHIFNKHNDKHKAHLIRPRRLTPGQENISSKANQDKAKSKHRGTKYRAGREGIKMPKTKRKKKNNLENKTAKIVQIEENKPYSLKRGKHVYSIKARNDALSECTSRFVTQYPCMIKGCTSVVTSESNIIRHYKCHKLSKAFTSQHRNLLIVFKRCCNSQLKEASEQEVEKSDAKDSDTGLSENNDSSRTTTVPQKGVEKNEKDEMDELTELFITKLINEDNTSVETQAQTSSNVSNDLAENNPCQSEKQKVSNLKRVSKEKNVSQSKKRKVEKTEPASAAELSSVHKEEETAVAIQTTEEHPASFDWSSFKPMGFEVSFLKFLEESAVKQKKNTDKDHPNSGNKKGSHSNSRKNVDKTAVTSGNHICSCKESETFVQFANPSQLQCSDNVKIVLDKTLKDCTELVLKQLQEMKPTVSLKKLEVHSNDPDLSVMKEISMGKATGRGQY